Below is a genomic region from Medicago truncatula cultivar Jemalong A17 chromosome 3, MtrunA17r5.0-ANR, whole genome shotgun sequence.
CCGCGAGTGAAATCAACGCTCacagttttggagaaaatgtCTGGAACTGGAAAGGGGAAGAAGAGGGAAGAACTCGACCACGCTTCCGAGGACGATACTGAATCTCACGCGCCTCCCAAAAAGACCGCCAAGAAAGACACTGAAGATGACTCTGGTGACATCGTCTTTGAGGTAGGTTCCTCAAAAACCCCCAACTCCATTACTAGggttttcttgttgttgttattgaaatttagggttttgtaatttttactatttttattgattgatttcGTTTCACACAGATTGGGAAGAACAGGAGGGTTTCCGTCAGGACCTGGAACAAACAGCCTTGGGTTGACATTCGCGAATTTTACACCAAAGATGGCAAGCAGTTGCCTGGCAAAAAAGGTATCGGATTCATTTTCTCATGAATCTGTGAACATGGTTCCGTTTCGTTGTTTATGAAATCTTTTAATGGCTTATTTGCTTATTGATTGGGTTTTGAAATAGAATGGTATCTTTATATCGTGGTTGCCTAGTTTGTTATTTGAAGAGATTCTTGAAATGTTGAATAGGATCATAGGATGTTCAAGTTGATGATAACTGCAGTTTTTACTTCCATAAGTTGTAGTATTCGATGTTGTCAATCATGCACTATAGCAGTGCAGCGTGACCTTCAAGAGTAGCGGCAATTCTACTATCTGCGATACCATTTTTTGGGGTTGTGCTACTCGCCACTATTTGAGATTAACAACATAGGTCTTAGTGATGCATGATGTTCTAGGTGCTCTATCCATTTGTACTGTGTACGCTGATCTGATTTGTCTTGCCAGTGAACTCAATTGGCAATTGTGTTAAGTTGTATTGGATAGATGACTCGTGAACTTAATTATCAGCAATATTATTTGATCCTTGTTGACTTGTACTGTGTGTGCTGATCTGATTTGTGTTGCCAGTGAACTGAATCGGTGATTATGAAATGGTGTTAAGTTGTATTGGATAGATAACTTGTGAACTTAATTATCAACAATATTCTTTgattcttttgagtt
It encodes:
- the LOC11424996 gene encoding RNA polymerase II transcriptional coactivator KIWI isoform X1 — its product is MIRLTHWLFHCTTVWAPKSYLTPRVKSTLTVLEKMSGTGKGKKREELDHASEDDTESHAPPKKTAKKDTEDDSGDIVFEIGKNRRVSVRTWNKQPWVDIREFYTKDGKQLPGKKGISLNMEQWIVLRDHIEEIDNAVKEKS
- the LOC11424996 gene encoding RNA polymerase II transcriptional coactivator KIWI isoform X2; the protein is MSGTGKGKKREELDHASEDDTESHAPPKKTAKKDTEDDSGDIVFEIGKNRRVSVRTWNKQPWVDIREFYTKDGKQLPGKKGISLNMEQWIVLRDHIEEIDNAVKEKS